The window AACCGCCTGAAAGGGTCGTCCGAATCCTACACCTTCCATGGTCGTGATGTTTATGCCTACACCGGCGCGCGGCTGGCTGCAGGGGTGATCCGTTATGATGAGGTTGGACCTGCGCTGCCACCCAATGTGGTGCGGATACCTTACCAGGCCGCACAGTACCAGAATGGCAGCTTTACCGGTAATATTCCCGTACTGGATGTGCAGTATGGAAATGTCTGGACCAATATCCCCCTTGGCCTTTTGCGGGAGAATGGCCTGCAGTATGGGGACCAGGTGGAGGTGAACATTACCGTGGACAACAAATTGGTGTATAAAGGTGTAATGCCTTTTGCTACTACTTTTTCTGCAGTAGCGCCAGGAAAACCGGTAGCCTATGTCAACAGCCTGCTCAATTTTTCCTTTGGCATCAACCAGGGAAATTTTGCTTCGCAGCATAAAGTGTCGAGTGGATCCCTGTGGAAAGTGACCGTTACAAAAAAGCCTAAACCATAATCAAGCAATCATAAAACCAACAGCATGCGACCAAGATTAATTGCCCTGGGGGCCTTGCTGGTAGCGCCTTGCGTGTTATCGGCACAGACCATCACCGTCAATGGCAGGGTGACAGATGAACGTGGTGAGCCGGTAGTAGGCGCCACCGTAACCGCCAAAACACAGAAGACTGCAACCATCACCGGTAACAATGGCCAGTTCAGCCTGCCCCTGGACATAGCACAGGGAAGGACCATTACCATTTCGGCTGTGGGTTACCGGGAGTTCGACCAGATTGTGAACCCGGAGAACCCCTTGCTGGTGATCCAGCTGGAGCGATTCAATAACCAGCTCAATGAAGTAACGGTGGTGGGTACCCGCGCGAACCGTACCAACCTCAAGACCGCCGTTCCGGTGGATGTGATCGACTTCAGGAATGCAGCCCGCATCCTTCCCCAATATGACCTGAACCAGGCCCTGACCTATATGGCGCCTTCTTTCCAGAGTAACCGCCAGTCGGCCTCCGATGGTACCGAACATATTGACCCAGCTACCCTGCGCGGACTCGGTCCCGACCAGGTGCTGGTGCTGATCAACGGTAAGCGCAGGCATACGACCTCCCTGCTCAACTACCAGGGAACAGTAGGAAATGGTAGTGTAGGTACCGACCTGAATGCCATTCCGGCGGCGGCCATTGAACGCATCGAAGTGTTGCGTGATGGTGCGGCGGCCCAGTATGGCTCCGATGCCATTGCCGGTGTGATCAACGTGGTGTTGAAGAAGAATGCCAACTGGACCAGCGTGAATGCGACCGGTGGTATCACTTCCCAGGGGGATGGCGGTACAGGACAGTTCAACCTGAACCAGGGATTCTCACTGGGTAAGAAGGGTGGTTACCTTAACCTGACCGGTGATTTCCTTTACCGTGAACAGACCAACCGTAGCCAGAACCATAACCTGGTGATCTATGACCAGAGTGCACTGGGCAATTTCTTTGCCTACGATTTTACCGAAAACCCCGACCAGGCAAGGGCCTATGATGATAGCGTGATCGCTGCACGTGGACTGAGCCGTGATGATTTCAACTTCCGTGTGGGTGATGCCGGCATCAAGAACGGTAGCCTGTTCTACAACATGGGACTTCCCTTTGGTAAGAACAGCCAGCACCAGTTCTACTCCTTTGCCGGTTTCAGCTACAGGAGGGGTAATGGTAACGGTTTCCGCCGCCTGCCCAGTGAATACAGCAATGTGGTGCTTGACCTCTACCCCAATGGCTTCCAGCCCGGTACCCAGTCTGATATCTGGGACCGTTCCATTGCAGTAGGTGTGAAGCTGCAGCTGCCCAGCAACTGGGTACTCGACCTTAGCAATACCTTTGGTAATAACCGTTTCGATTATACCGTTCTCAATACCAACAACGCTACCCTTCGCGACAAGAGCCCAAGAGTGTTCGATGCGGGTGGACATGCTTTCACCCAGAATACCATCAATGCTGACCTGAAGCGTTTCTTCCCTACCGTAGCAGCCGGGCTTAACCTGGCATTTGGTGCGGAGTACCGGATTGACAGCTATAAGATCATGGAGGGCGAAGAAGCTTCCTGGCGCAACTATGCCTATAGCTCTGATGGATCCACCATCATCGATCCTTCCCTGCTTGATTTTGCAGGCGGTTCCCAATCCTTTGTGGGTTTCTCCCCCAGGGATGCGGTAAAGGAAAGCCGTAACAACTTCTCCCTTTATGCAGATGCGGAACTGGATGTGACCAAAAAATTCCTGGTAGCCGGTGCTGCCCGTTTTGAGCAGTACAGCGATTTTGGTTCCACCCTCAATGGTAAACTGGCCCTGCGTTACCAGCTGTCAGACGCTTTTGCGCTGCGTGGTGCGGTGAGCACAGGCTTCCGTGCACCGAGCCTGCACCAGCAATTCTTCAGCTACCAGAGTACCGATATCCTGCCCAGCGGTCAGTTGGGACAGGCAGGTTTCTTCCCTGTAAATAGTGAAGTGGCCAAAGGCCTGGGTATCCCTGAGTTGAAAGAAGAAACTTCTGTCAATGCGAGTGCCGGATTCACCTGGTCACCTGTTTCCAATTTCCGCGTTACCGTTGATGGTTACCTGATCAATATCAAGGATCGTATATCCCTGACCGGTAGCTTTGGCTTCGATGCCTTCGGTAGCCCGGTGGAAGAGATCCAGGACCTGCTGGAGCCTTATGGCGTATCCTCTGCGCGTTTCTTCGTGAATGCAGCCAATACCAAGACCAAGGGTGTTGATGTGGTGATGACCTATAACCTCAAGGCGGGCAAGAGCAACTTCGATTTCACCCTGGCCGGTAACTACAACGAGAACAAGGTGGATGCCATCGTGAATGTGCCTGATGCACTGAAGGGTAGCGAGGATATCTACTTCGGACCTGTAGAGCGTTCTATCATCGAAACCTATAGCCCGCGGACCAAGGGTACCTTTAGTGTTGGTCACCGTATCGGTAAGTTTACCAATATGGTACGCTTTACCTACTTCGGCAAGGTTACCCGTAATGGTTATCCATTCGGGGAACTGCAGGAGCATAGCGGCAAAATGGTAACGGATCTCTCCATTTCCTATGCCATCAATAAGCATTTGGCTGCTACGATCGGTTCCAATAACCTGTTCAATGTGTATCCGGATAAGCAGGTTTATGCCAACAGCTATTTCGGGGTGTTCAAGTATGCGCCTGTGCAAATGGGCGTGACCGGAGCTTATTATTTCGCGAGGCTTAGCCTGACGCTGTAAGCAGATAATTTTTGGGCCACGAAGGCTCGAAGGCACGAAGTTGCACGAAGGTTATAGAAGCCTTAGTGTTCCTTAGTGCCTTCGAGCCTTTGTGGCTAAAAACTGATGCTCACCGCCCAGGTCCGGCTGAAGAGGCTGCCGGGAGCCAGTTCATTAATGCCTTCCTTTTCGGTGAGTTGCTGGTTATGGTGTACGGAGTCTGCTATACCACACCAGGGTTCCAGGCATACAAAAGGCGCATCGGGGGCGGCCCAGATCCCGAAGAAGGGAAAGTCTTCCCATTCAAATACCAACTGGTGTGCATGTTTTTTTGATCCAAGGATGATCTGGTTATCCGGAATACCCTTTAATACCAGGGCATCTTCCTTGAAAAGTTCCTTCGATAATCCCAGCCTTCCTTCCTTCAATTCAACCATTTCTTTTTGGTCGCTGATCAGGCCATCCTTTAACTTCCATCTTTCCAGGGAAGTGGATCGGTTGAATTGCAGGTAATGGTCTCCGTAAGTCGCACCGGATCGGTCATCCAATAGCGGCACGGCAAAGGCAGGATGCGCCCCAATGGAGAAATACATCGGATGGTTACCTGTGTTGAATACCTGGTAGGTACAGGATAGCTTGCTTCCTTCCAGCCGGTAATGCAGTTCCAGCCTGAAATCGAAGGGGAATACCGCATGGCTGCTGCTATCGGCTTCCAGCGTAAAGACCGCTTCTTTTTCACTTGATTTATGCGCATGGAAAGTCTTCTCCCTGGCGAAGCCATGCCTGGGTAGAGAATATTCTTTCCCGTTATAGTGATAGGTGTTGTCTTTCAGTGAGCCTACAATGGGGAACAGGACCGGGGAGAACTTACCCCAGAATTTATTATCACCACTCCACATAAAATTGGCACCCGAAGACCGGTGCACCAATAATTGCAGTTCCGCTCCCAGGGGATGGATGCCTGCCGTCAGCACTTCATTTTGCAGAACGATCATATCAAGGATTTGAAGGACAAATGTAAGGGCAATGCAGGCTATCTTACCCCATCAGATGGTGGGGCTTGGGCCACAAAGTCTCTAAGACACGGAGTAACACTAAGACGTCTTCGTGTCCCTTCGTGTCTTGGTGTCTTCGTGGCCCCACCAACTAGGGTTGTAACTGCTCTGTATGCCATACCATATCCCAGTTCCAGATGCCATCCCACCAGAAGCCGCCGGCATGCTGGAAACCGAGCTTTTGGTAGAAGCGGATAGCTGCGGGGTTTCCATCCTGCACCCCTCCCCAAAGGACAATATGCTTCCGCTGTGGTACCTGCGTTAATGCCCATTGCAGGAAGTTTTGCGCTATTCCCTTGCTCTGCCATTTTTCTGATAGGGCCGGTGCCAGGGAATACACAGATGCCTGCGGGTAATGGTGACCGTTAGCAGCCAGTCGATGGTTTTCGTTGGCGGCATAGCCTTCTTTTAACAGCAGGTACCCCTCGATGGTGTTCAGTTCAGGGTCTATGGCCACAAAACGGTTGCAGCCATCACTCCCCAGGTTGCGGCAGATATTCTCTATGGTAAAACCATCGAAGGAGTGGGGGGCAAAACGCGACCTCGACTGGTCACTCAGCTGGTAATGGTACCAGTGTTGCAAGGCATCGATATCATTGGATTGCAGTGGACGGAATTGAAGCGACATGTGCTGGAATTTGAAAAGGGTAAAATGATCTCAGGCAGTTGCGGAATGGTTCATGATCCTGTTGGCCAGGTCCAACAGGTGGGTCTCTTCGGCGACGATCCTGGTGGGCTTGCCTTCCTTCCTGCTCCATTTGACCAGCCGGATAAAGCCCCCTGCGATCTCGAGGCCGGTGATGGTGCCGTCTTCGAAACAACAACAGCCGGCATTGAAATAACTGGGTTTCATTTTGCGGAAGGAAAAATTCACATGGTCATATTCCCGCCTGCGCTTGGGGATCTCTGCATTGACCTTCCTGATCTTTTCCTCGTCCCTGTTTTCCCTGGCTTCTTCCAATTGCAGGTAGAGGCGCTCGAGGTGGGTAAGCGAGTTGAAGACCGGCTGGTGGGTATGGCCGGTGATCAATACCACATTTTCCTGGGCAGCGCTCCACTCATACATGAACTGGTTGTGCAGGGTCTTGTTCTCATTGTTGCAGGAAGGGGTATTGGTATTGATCTCCAGGAAACTTTGCAAGGGTCCCCATATCCAGCTGACAAACCATTTGCTGAAAGCGTTGCCATCGCTCTGGGCATCGCCCTGGTGGCCATGGGTGCACAATACATCGATATAGCCATTGGGTAAACTGGCCCTGAGGACGGCACCGGTATAGACCTTGATGCTCCTGCCATACATCTTTTTGAGTACGACTGGCGCGAGCGGATCATTGCCCCAGAAGAGGTCGTGGTTGCCGTAGATCTTCGCATAGGCATTCCGGTCAACAAAGCGTTTTTCCATTTCGAATGTGGCTTTGTTGTATTTGAGGACGGAAGGGAGCAGGTTCTCCCAGAGTTCTTCACTGTCGCCAAGATTGATATAGTAGAAGTTCCTGTTGTTGTAATAGTCGAGTGCCGTGAGGTAGGTCTCTTCACAGACCGCGAAATCATCAGAGCCGTCGCGACTGCCTTTGTGCATATCGGTGAAGATGATGAGGGGATGTTCATCCGGCCGGAAATCGATCAGTGGTCCCTGCTTGCCGGGTTCGGTGATGATGCTGTGGTAGAGCTCCGACAATGCTTTGTTGACGCTTTCCTGTTTGGGGGCAGAGGAGACCTTGTTGGCCAGCCAGGTAATGGGTTTGCGTAAAAAGAACTGCAAGACCGTTTGCACAAAACCCAGTATGGCGAGGAATATTCTTCTCATAAGATGGTAGGGAGGAAGATACGAAATTATTGGGGGAGGGGGGACCACGGGGTCAAGGGGCCACAAAGACACAAAGACACCAAGTAACACGAAGGCGCCTTAGTGCAACTTGGTGTCTTGGTGTCTTCGTGGCCTATACCCTACCTTACCTGAGTGCCTCAATCTTTTTTACCCCGGCAGGGTCTCCCGGAGGGGACCCTGATGTATAAAAGGCGAAATGATTTATGCATCCAATTATCCTCAGCGGGGTCTCTCGCAGAGGACCCCGATGAACTTTTATCCTGCTATTCATCAGGGTCCCCTTCGGGAGACCCTGCTGGGGTGAATTCTCTCTTTATCCTCAGCGGGGTCTCTCGCAGAGGACTCCGATGCACTTTCATCATACTATTCATCAGGGTCCCCTTTGGGAGACCCTGCTGGGGTGAGTATTTATGCATCCAATTATCCTCAGCGGGGTCTCTCGCAGAGGACCCCGATGCACTTTCATCATACTATTCATCAGGGTCCCCTTCGGGAGACCCTGCTAGGGTGGGAATAGTATATTTCGGGAGAACCTCCTGAGGTGAGGGATAGTATATTTCTGGAATCCCTGCTAATGTAAGGAGGAGAGGAAAGTGACTTTCACAGGACCATGCATAGCTCGGGATATAGTTAAAGCTAAAGTGGAAGCAAGACTGTCGTTACCAATACCTTAACAGTTGCATACTAATCATTTCGTAGATTGTTGGTTTAATTGCGTAACTTCAATGAATTGGTTTATTATTTATCAGGGTATTTCTTTCCTACCTTACTTCTTTAGCAAACCTGAATCTTAACAAAAACTGGTATTGGGTCATTTGGTTTTCCTTGGTCCAATGGGACCAGGCCGGTAGTGTTTTCTTCATCTATAAAATTGCAGCCATGGAATTTGAAGTGAATTTAGATGTAA is drawn from Flavihumibacter rivuli and contains these coding sequences:
- a CDS encoding aldose 1-epimerase family protein is translated as MIVLQNEVLTAGIHPLGAELQLLVHRSSGANFMWSGDNKFWGKFSPVLFPIVGSLKDNTYHYNGKEYSLPRHGFAREKTFHAHKSSEKEAVFTLEADSSSHAVFPFDFRLELHYRLEGSKLSCTYQVFNTGNHPMYFSIGAHPAFAVPLLDDRSGATYGDHYLQFNRSTSLERWKLKDGLISDQKEMVELKEGRLGLSKELFKEDALVLKGIPDNQIILGSKKHAHQLVFEWEDFPFFGIWAAPDAPFVCLEPWCGIADSVHHNQQLTEKEGINELAPGSLFSRTWAVSISF
- a CDS encoding GNAT family N-acetyltransferase yields the protein MSLQFRPLQSNDIDALQHWYHYQLSDQSRSRFAPHSFDGFTIENICRNLGSDGCNRFVAIDPELNTIEGYLLLKEGYAANENHRLAANGHHYPQASVYSLAPALSEKWQSKGIAQNFLQWALTQVPQRKHIVLWGGVQDGNPAAIRFYQKLGFQHAGGFWWDGIWNWDMVWHTEQLQP
- a CDS encoding TonB-dependent receptor; the encoded protein is MRPRLIALGALLVAPCVLSAQTITVNGRVTDERGEPVVGATVTAKTQKTATITGNNGQFSLPLDIAQGRTITISAVGYREFDQIVNPENPLLVIQLERFNNQLNEVTVVGTRANRTNLKTAVPVDVIDFRNAARILPQYDLNQALTYMAPSFQSNRQSASDGTEHIDPATLRGLGPDQVLVLINGKRRHTTSLLNYQGTVGNGSVGTDLNAIPAAAIERIEVLRDGAAAQYGSDAIAGVINVVLKKNANWTSVNATGGITSQGDGGTGQFNLNQGFSLGKKGGYLNLTGDFLYREQTNRSQNHNLVIYDQSALGNFFAYDFTENPDQARAYDDSVIAARGLSRDDFNFRVGDAGIKNGSLFYNMGLPFGKNSQHQFYSFAGFSYRRGNGNGFRRLPSEYSNVVLDLYPNGFQPGTQSDIWDRSIAVGVKLQLPSNWVLDLSNTFGNNRFDYTVLNTNNATLRDKSPRVFDAGGHAFTQNTINADLKRFFPTVAAGLNLAFGAEYRIDSYKIMEGEEASWRNYAYSSDGSTIIDPSLLDFAGGSQSFVGFSPRDAVKESRNNFSLYADAELDVTKKFLVAGAARFEQYSDFGSTLNGKLALRYQLSDAFALRGAVSTGFRAPSLHQQFFSYQSTDILPSGQLGQAGFFPVNSEVAKGLGIPELKEETSVNASAGFTWSPVSNFRVTVDGYLINIKDRISLTGSFGFDAFGSPVEEIQDLLEPYGVSSARFFVNAANTKTKGVDVVMTYNLKAGKSNFDFTLAGNYNENKVDAIVNVPDALKGSEDIYFGPVERSIIETYSPRTKGTFSVGHRIGKFTNMVRFTYFGKVTRNGYPFGELQEHSGKMVTDLSISYAINKHLAATIGSNNLFNVYPDKQVYANSYFGVFKYAPVQMGVTGAYYFARLSLTL
- a CDS encoding metallophosphoesterase; amino-acid sequence: MRRIFLAILGFVQTVLQFFLRKPITWLANKVSSAPKQESVNKALSELYHSIITEPGKQGPLIDFRPDEHPLIIFTDMHKGSRDGSDDFAVCEETYLTALDYYNNRNFYYINLGDSEELWENLLPSVLKYNKATFEMEKRFVDRNAYAKIYGNHDLFWGNDPLAPVVLKKMYGRSIKVYTGAVLRASLPNGYIDVLCTHGHQGDAQSDGNAFSKWFVSWIWGPLQSFLEINTNTPSCNNENKTLHNQFMYEWSAAQENVVLITGHTHQPVFNSLTHLERLYLQLEEARENRDEEKIRKVNAEIPKRRREYDHVNFSFRKMKPSYFNAGCCCFEDGTITGLEIAGGFIRLVKWSRKEGKPTRIVAEETHLLDLANRIMNHSATA
- a CDS encoding SAM hydrolase/SAM-dependent halogenase family protein yields the protein MGKQAKQSLLAPLLLLVTIVNGYAQNGALVFQTDFGVKEGAVAAMKGVAYGVSRDIRFFDLTHEIPAYNIWEAAYRLQQTLPYWPEGTVFVSVVDPGVGSERKSVVAKTRSGHFIVTPDNGTLTLLADAIGIDSLRRIDETRNRLKGSSESYTFHGRDVYAYTGARLAAGVIRYDEVGPALPPNVVRIPYQAAQYQNGSFTGNIPVLDVQYGNVWTNIPLGLLRENGLQYGDQVEVNITVDNKLVYKGVMPFATTFSAVAPGKPVAYVNSLLNFSFGINQGNFASQHKVSSGSLWKVTVTKKPKP